In the genome of Deltaproteobacteria bacterium, the window GCCTGAACATTTGGAAAAGGAAGCCTCGATTGAACCGCCTTCTGAAACGACCCTGGATGATCCGGGGGTGATCATCTTCACGTCTGGCACGACCGGCCAGCCCAAAGGGGCGGTCCTGACCCAGGGAAACCTGAGCCATGACGCGCAGAATATCATCCGCATCTGGGAGATCAGCCAGGCCGACATCCTGTGTCACGCCCTGCCTTTTTTTCACGCCCATGGCCTGTGCTTTGCCTTGCACACTTCGCTTCTGGCCGGCGCGGGTATGGTCATGCTCGATGTCTTCAACCCGGACGCGGTCCTCAGCGTCCTGTCTTGCAAGGAGGGGGACTTGGCCTGCACCGTCTTCATGGCCGTGCCGACCATGTATGTTCGGCTCATGGAGCGCGCCTCAGGGGAAAGCCGCGACTATTCCCATCTCAGGCTTCTGACCTCCGGTTCGGCCCCTTTGCTGGCCCAGGATTTCATGCGCATCAAAGAGGTCTTTGGCCAGGCGCCGGTGGAACGGGAGGGGATGTCTGAGACGGGCATGAATTTTTCCAATCCGATCCGAGGCACAAGGGTACCCGGTTCCATCGGCCGGCCTCTGCCCGAGCTCCAGGTCAGGATCGTGGACCCGGCGTTATTTGAGGATGTCCCGCTTGGTGAGACAGGCGAGCTCTGGCTGAAAGGGCCGGGGATCACCCCGGGCTACTGGGGCAAGCCTGAAGAGACGGAAAAGGCCTTTGTCCAGGGCTGGTTCAGGACAGGTGATCTGGGACGGCGGGATGAGCAGGGATACTTTTTTCTGAGCGACCGCATTAAGCACATTATCATCTCCGGCGGGGAGAACATCTCCCCCAGAGAGATCGAGCTCCTTATCAACACCCTGGCCGAGGTCGCCGAATCTTCAGTCGTGGGCGTTCCCGACGCCGCCTGGGGTGAAAAGGTCGTTGCGGCCGTGGCGCCGCGCCCTGGTTCGGGCCTGACCAGCGACCAGATCAAGGCCTATTTGAAAAGAAACCTCCTTAACTGGAAATGCCCCAAGGAGATTCTTTTTGTGGATGAACTGCCCAAGAATCAGATGGGCAAGGTCTTAAAGGAAGATGTAAAAGCGCTTTTTATCAACTGAAACATCGGCCCGGTCCCGCGAAGGATACCCCTCCAGGCGTGCAAGGAGACTAGAGAACATGTTGAACCAGCCATCCTTATATGTTCACTCCCATCGAAAGGTACCGGTTACGGCCTCCCATGGACAGATTAGAGGGTTTTCAATAATATTTTTCCATTCAAGACCCTAGAAGACACAAGAAGCTTAGGTCATGGAAATACCATTACTGAATGATATTGGCATCATATTTGGACTGGCTATTGCTGTTCTCTTTATATGCCACCGATTAAAAATACCGGCTATTGTAGGGTTCCTGCTGACCGGTATATTGACAGGACCTCATGGATTAAAGCTGGTAAAAGCGATTCATGAAGTTGAGGTTTTGGCTGAAGTCGGTGTGGTGCTCTTACTCTTTACTATCGGTCTGGAGTTCTCGTTTAGAAGCCTCTTGCAGATAAAAAAACCGATCTTGATAGGGGGCTCAATCCAGGTTTTACTGACCTTTTTAGCTGGTGTTGTGATCGCCGGTGAATTAGGGGTGCCATTTGATAAAGCTGTTTTTATTGGGTTTTTATTGTCCCTCAGCAGCACGGCCATCGTCCTCAAACTTATGCGGGATAGGGCTGAAGTTGACAGCCCGCATGGACGTACAACCCTTGGCATCCTGATTTTCCAGGATATCATTGTTGTGCCCATGATATTAATCACGCCCGTGCTGGCCGGGGCGACAGCGGGTTCGGCCGAGGCTGCTTTCATCTTCGCGGGTAAGGGAATTGGCATTATCCTGCTGGTGTTTGTCAGTGCAAAATGGATCGTACCCCAGGTATTATATCAGATTGCCCGAACGCGAAATCGAGAGCTTTTCTTACTAAGTATAGTTCTGATATGCATCACGGTTACGTGGCTGACTTCCGAGCTAGGGCTTTCCCTGGCCTTGGGTGCGTTTTTGGCAGGATTGATCATTTCCGAGTCTGAATACAGCCATCATGCGTTAGAGAATATTTTACCTTTTCGTGATGTCTTTACAAGCTTCTTTTTTGTCTCTGTGGGCATGCTGCTGGATGTCGGCTTTTTTTTCCAGCAGCCGCTTCTCATAATGCTGATTGCTTTTGGTGTTTTAATTCTGAAGGCTTCCATTGCAGGTTTTGTAACCATTTTGCTAGGTTTTCCTTTTCGGACCGCTATTCTCGCCGGGTTTGCGCTTTGTCAGGTTGGTGAATTTTCTTTCATCTTATCCAGGAGCGGTACTGAGTATGGTTTAATTACTGGAGATATTTACCAGATGTTTCTGACTGTTTCTATTCTGACCATGTCGGCGACTCCATTTATGATAATCATGGCGCCTCGCCTGGCAGATATCATCCTTCGGGTGCCATGGCCTCAAAGATTAAAGTCAGGCTTACATCCCGGTTTAAAAATAGAAGTGAGCCAAAAAAAGGACCATATAATTATTGTTGGATTTGGAGTCAATGGCAAAAATGTTGCACGGGCCGCTGATAGAGCAGGTATCCCTTACGTGATTATAGAAATGAACCCTGAAACGGTCAGGAGCGAGCAAGCAAGGGGTGTACCGATTTACTTCGGCGATGCGACCCACGAGGCCATACTTGGACATGTAAGCATTAAAAGTGCGAGGGTTGTCGTAATCGCCATTAACGACCCTACAGCCACCCGCAGGATTACGGAAGTTGCCCGGGGCCTTAATTCAGCGGTCCATGTAATCGTAAGAACGCGTTACCTCCAGGAGATGAAGGCTTTGTATGAGCTGGGGGCCGATGAAGTTATACCGGAAGAGTTTGAGACATCCGTGGAAATCTTTAGTCGGGTTTTGGACAGGTACCTTGTGCCAAGAGACGCCATCGAGAGACTCGTGACCGAAGTGAGGTCAGACGGTTACCAAATGTTTCGAAGCCTTGCCAAAGGTTCGGCCTCTTTTTCCGATTTGACGCCTTATCTTCCGGATGTCGAAATATGTACGCTGCAACTTGACCAAGGCTCGACTCTGGTTGGAAAGACGTTAGCCCAGACCGAATTGAGAAAGAAATATGGGGTCACTGTGTTGGCCATACGCCGCGACTCGCAAATATTGTCTAACCCGGATCCAAACATTCAATTTGAAGCCAACGACACGCTTTATATCATTGGCTCACCGGATAAGATCAATCATTTGGCGGGATTAATGAGGGATCAAGAGAAAGGGGCGCGGAGTTCATGATGTTTAAGACGATGTTGTCCGCCCTGTCCAGAGAAACGCAGATATCTATTTGTTTTCCGGCGGGAAAAACAATATGCACCGGGGGAATGTGCTATAATTATCCGAACCTCCCAGGTGTTTAATGGGGTAGATGACATGACTGGCACAGGTAAAAATCTCAAAATACCCGAAGCTGAGGTCGCTGCGTTTTGCCAGCGTCATCACATTCGCAAGCTGGCCTTCTTTGGCTCTGTCCTTCGAGACGACTTTGGAAGCGACAGTGATGTTGACGTTTTGGTGGAATTTGAACCAAGGCATATACCAGGGTTGCAATTTTTTTCAATGGAA includes:
- a CDS encoding nucleotidyltransferase family protein; this translates as MTGTGKNLKIPEAEVAAFCQRHHIRKLAFFGSVLRDDFGSDSDVDVLVEFEPRHIPGLQFFSMERELSEILGRKVDLNTPGFISSSFRDDVLRGAVIQYDTT
- a CDS encoding AMP-binding protein, whose protein sequence is PEHLEKEASIEPPSETTLDDPGVIIFTSGTTGQPKGAVLTQGNLSHDAQNIIRIWEISQADILCHALPFFHAHGLCFALHTSLLAGAGMVMLDVFNPDAVLSVLSCKEGDLACTVFMAVPTMYVRLMERASGESRDYSHLRLLTSGSAPLLAQDFMRIKEVFGQAPVEREGMSETGMNFSNPIRGTRVPGSIGRPLPELQVRIVDPALFEDVPLGETGELWLKGPGITPGYWGKPEETEKAFVQGWFRTGDLGRRDEQGYFFLSDRIKHIIISGGENISPREIELLINTLAEVAESSVVGVPDAAWGEKVVAAVAPRPGSGLTSDQIKAYLKRNLLNWKCPKEILFVDELPKNQMGKVLKEDVKALFIN
- a CDS encoding cation:proton antiporter, encoding MEIPLLNDIGIIFGLAIAVLFICHRLKIPAIVGFLLTGILTGPHGLKLVKAIHEVEVLAEVGVVLLLFTIGLEFSFRSLLQIKKPILIGGSIQVLLTFLAGVVIAGELGVPFDKAVFIGFLLSLSSTAIVLKLMRDRAEVDSPHGRTTLGILIFQDIIVVPMILITPVLAGATAGSAEAAFIFAGKGIGIILLVFVSAKWIVPQVLYQIARTRNRELFLLSIVLICITVTWLTSELGLSLALGAFLAGLIISESEYSHHALENILPFRDVFTSFFFVSVGMLLDVGFFFQQPLLIMLIAFGVLILKASIAGFVTILLGFPFRTAILAGFALCQVGEFSFILSRSGTEYGLITGDIYQMFLTVSILTMSATPFMIIMAPRLADIILRVPWPQRLKSGLHPGLKIEVSQKKDHIIIVGFGVNGKNVARAADRAGIPYVIIEMNPETVRSEQARGVPIYFGDATHEAILGHVSIKSARVVVIAINDPTATRRITEVARGLNSAVHVIVRTRYLQEMKALYELGADEVIPEEFETSVEIFSRVLDRYLVPRDAIERLVTEVRSDGYQMFRSLAKGSASFSDLTPYLPDVEICTLQLDQGSTLVGKTLAQTELRKKYGVTVLAIRRDSQILSNPDPNIQFEANDTLYIIGSPDKINHLAGLMRDQEKGARSS